In Acomys russatus chromosome 28, mAcoRus1.1, whole genome shotgun sequence, the genomic window TAGCAACACATACCTTCTAATACTTGACCAgagaatattaattttacttcttttgaaaaattttttaaaaaggtaaaaaaaagccaggcgtggtggcgcatacctttaatcccagcactccagaggcagaggcagatatatctctctgtgaattcgaggccagcctggtctacaaagagagttccagggaaaccctgtctttaaaaaaaaaaaaaaaggtgaagataCAAACAGGATGCTCATTTTTAGGAACTATGATAACTGAAGTACACAGCTAACTAAAGTGCAGAGATaactttagattaaaaaaaaaaaaaaaggagttgttTCAGTGTTGCAATTATGGAGACTTTAGAATACAGACACTTCCTTGTTTTACTTTTACTAACTTATTTTCCACTTGTGCAGAGGAGCCAACTTTCCCTAGCAAGAGAAATGGTTCATTTTTGCACATGGGTCTAGCCCTAAGTGCAATAAGTCCTGTACAATAACCAACATAGGGTGTGATAAACACATGTTTATACACTATCCCCATAGATAGTCTGGGAGATTATTTATTCAGTGCAACCATTAGGCTACTGTTTTATTGAGGCTATGGCTTTACAAACACCTAAAGTGAGCGTTAAGTCTCAGTGCTCACCCATGTGacttcttccatctttcttttcttttcttctttttaaaaaatttaaatcatttaaaattttaagagacTTTGTAGCTGGAATCCTCAGAACAGAGAACTAGATTCCTGTCAGTGCTTTCAATAGGATACATTCTGAGGATTAACAAAAGTGTTGATTTGTAATAGTTTTCTGccagtgtgtatgtatttttatatgcttACGGTATTATTTCAGCATCATCTAGAGTAGAATTTTTGACCAGCCAATATcaatttaacatttattattattaatatttactattattaattattggtttttttgagacagggtttctctgcatagccctggctaccctggacttgctttgtagactagcctagcctcaaactcacagccatcgcctgcctctgcctcactgctgggattacaggcatgggctaattttaaatattttaaaagatcactTAGAGCATGTCAGTCCCAGAGCCTCCTGAAGGATCACCTCTCTGACATGCTCCCTCAGAGGGGCAGAGTTTGCTCTTCAGCTTTCATGGCTAGCTAGTGCCCTCACACCCCATGCGGAAAGACCAACTTAACTGCCTCTCTGAAAGCAACTGGGGGAATTTAGATTTCTTCCTCATTTGTGCATCCTCTTTTACCTGAATGAGTGAAATGGGCCAGTCAGAACGCCAAGAGGGCACATTTTACCCAGCCCACAGCAGTATACCTAAAACCTCCCTGTTGTAAAACTTCCTAAGAATCCTTAGAAACTTACAGTTGGGAGATTTTTTCACGGACAAATCAGAGAGCAAAGTTAAAGAATTGATCGTATCTTACACGTACATTTTTCTCTAATAAGTTGGTAATTGTTTTCCTGCTGTTAATTGTCTTTGGGAACTATACTTTGAAggttaaaaatatcttaaactaCGTCACTGTTTATTGTAATCTTTAAGAGCCTTTTATCTCTTGTGTAAAAGGAGGACTGATTTCATGTAGACTAAGTGGTCTAGTCTAGTCCTCAGACCACAGCTGGGTTCTTAGGCTCAATTGTAGCTGCTCCATTTCAAGGAAGCATGCTGGTAAATTAAACACACACGCAGAATACTTAGAGTTTACGACCACGGCTAAGAGGCGGAGGGCAGCCTGCCTAAAAGCAGTAGCTGTCCCCTGACCACTGGTTTATCCTTCTGAAGACTTTTTCAGAAGGAACAGACTGTTCTTATGTTGCTCATCCAAGGCAATGGCCAGAGCCCAGTGAAGTGACTAGATACCAGGCCAGGCATCCAAGCAATATGTCTGGCATGGAGTAACTAGGCTATGGACGTGCTCTATTGGTGACCTCCATTTTGTGTGGGAGGTGAGAATGGATTCTTCCTCATGGATGTCATTTTTGATagtctgcctgtctgttttctcctctcaGGTCTCCCTGTGGTCTCTGCTAGTGACTCTGGTGGTTCTTTTCATAATGACTGGCACCATGTTAGGACCTGAACTGCTGGCAAGTATTCCTGCAGCTGTCTATGTTGTCGCCATTTTTATGCCTCTGGCAGGCTATGCCTCGGGCTATGGCTTAGCCACTCTCTTCCATCTTCCCCCCAACTGCAAGAGGACTGTATGTCTGGAAACAGGAAGTCAGAACGTGCAGCTCTGTACTGCCATTCTCAAACTGGCCTTCCCACCGCGCTTCATAGGAAGCATGTACATGTTTCCTCTGCTCTACGCCCTGTTCCAATCCGCAGAAgcaggggtttttgttttaatatacaaaatgtatGGAAGTGACATACTGCACAAGCGAGATCCCCTAGATGAAGACGAAGACACAGATATTTCTTATAAGAAActgaaggaagaggaaatggccGACACCTCCTATGGCGCAATGGGGGCAGATGACTTAGTAATGATGGAGACCACGCAGACCTGCCTCTGAGCATGGGGATACACAGGGAGCCGCCGTTAGGCTAAAGTATCACTTCCTGTTTATGGTCTGTGGTAGTGCGTATGGTTCCCATCCGAGATAAAGATGGACTCACGTTTCCTGTAACAGATTTGATCCTCACACTGATGATGTTAATAATGGCGTGCCAGTATTTAACCATGTGTTTTTATAAATCACCAGTGTTCCAATACTGCTTACACCTGGGCCGGCTAAAGTGCCACTTCCTCTGGCTAAGTGTGccgtttaatttaattttcttttattttttgccatttCCACCACCATTGCTACAGATAGAAAGCACTGTATTAGAAAATGGGGTTGGAAATGTAGATGTccgatgtgtatatatatatatatgtgtgtgtgtgtgagtaaagTTGTAAAACAAAACACGTGTTTGCTCAGCTTACAAACACCTGATGATATTCAACAGTAACTTGTGTTGACGAAAGTCCAAAATGGGTCCAAAACTGCAATATAGCATTTCGTTGTCAAACCACTAACAACCCAGAGCAAATCATATTAATATGTGTGCCTACTTGATCTAGTATCTATTGGTAATGACCACCAACATTTCTCAGGGATGAgggcatcccccccccccccccatctgtttCTTGTATTTGTGTAAACGCATTTCAGATCCATTTATCGTCTGAGGGAATGGTTTACTTAGGACAATTTGTATACCTCATTCCAGAGGAAAACGGGTTCACCTCTGGGAAAGGACTGTAGCTTCAGGCTCCTTAAGCTGTTCCTAAGTGTGTCCCATTGCTCTGGGTGAGGTGAGCTGTGATCTGAGCCAACAGATAAGAGGCTCAAAGGAGTCCCCTAACCTTGGTGTATTGCTAATCAGTCATCCTAATCAGACGCCCGGCCTTCCTTGTCTTTCTCATGGCGGACACCTGGAGCGATGAGCGCATGGGCTCCACCTGGCTCGGCTTATCCCGGTGATGACTCTCGGGTGGAATTCTCACCTCGCCCAGTTCCCCAACAAATCGCTACTGTGTCTAGCAAGGTAAGCCCTCTTTCCTCATCCTCGAAGGGGTCGCATCTTTCCAGAGTACGGAGAGGCTGGGGAAGAGTTTCGCTCTGCGGCCAGGGGCGGTAAGGCTTCTTCCGCCGGTGCGCGGCAGCCTATTTAACGCGGCGTGGTGGGCAGCTGGGTTGCGCTGATAGCTGCCTGGGCGGGCGAGGCGCGGGACGCACAATGTTCCCAGCGAGCACGCCCCACTCCTGCCCGCATCCCTATCCGCCGGCCTCTAAGGCCGGGGATGGCTGGCCGTACGGCGCCGGGGGCTGCCGGCCCGCGCCCCCCTCGTTCCTCCCTGGCTGCAGGCAGCTCATGGCCGCTGACTACTTCGACAACTACCGGCGGGCGCAGCTCATGGCCCTGTTATCGCGGGTGGGTCCCCGTCCGGTCAGCAGCCGCGATGCTGCGGTGCAAGTGAACCCGCGCCGCGACGCCTCAGTGCAGTGTTCGCTCGGGCGCCGCACGCTGCAGCATGGACGGCGCCGACCGAGCCCCGAGGTACAGCCTGGTTCCCGCCAACCTGGCAGCCCCGTCGGCGCTCGGAGACCCGCGCGCTCCTGGCGCACCATCGCCGTGTACTCGCCGGTAGCCTTCGGTGGCCTCGCCTCCTCCTTGGAGGTCGCGCAGACACCCacgaagggagagaggaggccgGCCCCCGCGGGGACCCGGGACCCGGAGCCGGGAGAGGTGGCGGAGTTGAAAGCAGTCCCCCAGCCGCGCTCCGAAGAGAGCGACGTCCAGCCCAATGGGCAAGCAGGGCGGGAGCAGACAACGCGGGAGGACTCAGACAGTGTGGCGGAGACGCAGCTCGAACTCAAGAGTCAGGAGCTGCGTCCTGCCGCAGAGGCAGCTCAGGACCCTAGTGACCCGGCCGCTGCGGGAGACGGGACCTCCCCACAGAGCACGGAGCAAGACAAGGAGCGCCTGCGCTTCCAGGTGAGGCCTAGCGGCCGGGGCGTCTCCAGAGCTGGGGGTATCGTTTGGGGCTAAGCTGGGGACTCTGGATGATGCACGGCATAGAATTCTTCAATGCCATCagtgtgtatgctttttttttttttttttttttaataatgtgtacgggcgttttgcctgcgtgtatgtgcaCTTGGTAGTAGTGGAGACATGGGagcagaagagggcgtcagatgccCTGGGATTGGCggcttacagatggttgtgagccaccatgtgggttagGAACTGAATCAGGGTTCTCTAAAAGAACAGGGCGTGCTtgtaacagctgagccatctctccagcccctcaacatATAAGATCTTGCAGCCGCTGGCTGTTAACGCAGAGGGAGCCGTTTACACAACAAAACCAGCACATATGTGGCCTGACTCATTGGCAGTCTCTGTTCATGGGGAAATGACAGTGTAATGACTTTATCCTGGTCACATGGACACCATAAATAAGGCCCCCGTGTTGAATGCGCACAGTCCAGTCTGGACCACAGCTGAGGCTTCTCCCtcccaaaccaaccaagcaactcTCCTCATTCATCCCCAAGGCCAGCACCGCTAAGCCTTTGGTTGGTCTTGAGTGCCTAGGCTAGCCAAACAAGGCTTGGGGGCATAGGGAGGGCAGCTGTAATCTCCAAGGAATTCCTtgttctctccccccaccccccacagttACCTCAGTAGGATTGTGCTTGTGTTAGGGGATGGGGGTAGCAGTGGAGGAAGAAAGATGCTCGTAAGAGCACTTGGCTATTGTCATTCGCGGCTGGGTGTGATCTTAGGCAGaaatcttcagccttttggcctctgtggtgtTTGCTCACCTGTAACAATTGCATAAGGTGCTCTTTAGGTACCAGTCCTAAAGAGCTAATTATAAAAACTTGTTTCCAACTTGTCACTAAGTGGGAAGGTGGGGAAGTTTAAGAATCAGGTGCTAACACTACACAGTTCAGACGAAGTGAGCTATACTTACAGATATGTATCAGGACTTTTTGGAGACCTCATTAGCCTCGTGGAGAATTTAATGTCGGCTGAAAACCTCAGAACGTTTAGAAGAGCCTTTCTCCCTCAGAGTAATAACTTTTCATCTGTGAATGTCCTAAGATCATGACTAATGAAAGAATCTGGGCCCCAGACAGCACTGggtgtttggtttttctcttgtcttaaaaaacttGCCagctactcagatctagccaatggacaggacattctccacagttgtgtggagagtggggactgattctgacatgaattctggtgccccatatttgaccacttcaccttgctggggaggcctggtggcactcagagaaagaataaacaggctaccaagatgagacttgatagcctatgaccatatggtgggggaggaggtcctcttctgtcacagacctaggggaggggaatagggtgaaagcgggagagaggtgggaacgagaggatacaagtgaggggaaaaaattgagctgtaatctgaataaaataattaaataaaaaatagcatttaataataattaaaaaaaaacttgccagTAAGCCAAATTAGTCTGGTATATAAGTCATTTTGTTTGGCCGGCTACATATTTGTTTGATTGCGCTATTAGCTCACCTGATTAGTTTAGAGGCCAACCCAAACCAGGTCTTATTTCCCACCATGATGTAGACTGAAATTTGGTACTTTTAAAGTATCAAGCAGAATCTGTCCCACCTTCTAAAATGAGGGTAGTTTGGGCATCACTCGGTTAAAGTCTGGTTTCCTGCTGTTCAGTTCTTAGAGCAGAAGTATGGTTACTATCACTGCAAGGAGTGCAACATCCGGTGGGAGAGCGcctatgtgtggtgtgtgcagggCACCAGCAAGGTAAGAGACAGCGGCGTGGTGTCCGGTTTCTGCTTGGAAGCTGGGCATCTGCTTCACGTGGGTGCTCTTTCTCACCACAGGTGTACTTCAAACAGTTCTGCCGAGTATGTCAGAAATCCTACAACCCTTACCGAGTGGAGGATATCACCTGTCAAGTAAATCAAATGTTTGCATTTGGGGATGGGGGTTTTTGTGTGTACcttttggaatatattttctaaaagtgggttaggttcccagcagTCTCAggttctgtctttgttttcttattttcagccAGGGTGGTAGAAAGTTTCCTGCCCTGTGAAATGGGATGATGATCCCTTCTGCTCTTGCACAACTTGATTGGatagtttctttagaatctgttACCTTGTTTGCAGTGCCTTGTTGCAGTCAGGTTGCTTACCTGGCGCTCACTCTACTTGGCATAAGGGAAAATATAGCAGATGACCTCTGCTAGCTTGAGGTGGTGCCGTGtcaccccagtgctgaggaggacGCACCTATCCAAGTTACAGTATTAAACACAACAAGTTGAACTTCATCCTTTCTTGCTTGGGAGTTCACAAAGGGAGTTTCCCATAAGGCCATTCTAAATTGTCTGTCCCACTTTATGTGCTTCCCCCATAACTATGGCGGCGAAGCGTTCGCTTAGatgatctttaaaaaagaaagaagtgacagTATTTACCTGCTAATGTAAATCGCAGAGTCCAATCAATGCATTTAAGCTGGTAATTGTAGAATTAACTACCTTAGGGTGTGCACTGAGGAACCAAGGACGGAAAACCATTAAGACTCCATTTAGAAAAGGGGACAGTAGGCGCCTTTCTATAAGAGTGTGCCGTAAGCCACTCTGTACTTGGCTTTCAATGTCCATCCAGCACATGCTTCACTTGCTCTGTAGTCTGCTTTGCAGCTCCAAGAATCAAGGGGAGAGGGGGCTCATCCTCTGTACTTTTCACTCTGATCTTTCAGAGTTGTAAAAGGACTAGATGTGCCTGCCCAGTCAGACTTCGCCACGTGGACCCCAAACGACCCCATCGTCAAGACTTGTGTGGGAGATGCAAGGACAAACGCCTGTCCTGTGACAGCACTTTCAGCTTCAAATACATCATTTAGTGAAAGTTGAAAATGTGTCTGCTAGGTGGGGCTGCTGGGAGCGGACAAGTGAGCTTTCTCTCCTatgcccccttccctttccccttctcaaaATAACTCATGAAAGACAATGTCCTTTGAGAAAGCCTGTGAATAAAAGGTTTTGCAAACAGCTTGAGGCTTTATCCAATTTATGTCTCAGTTTGAGGAGAGCTTGTGTTGAAAGTTGGTACTTTTGCTAACATCTGTTGATGGCAGAGTGGGCCAGGGATACTTAGGAAGGTTATAGGCACTTGACTTCTTAAGACTTCATAGACAAAAGATCTATAGATTTGGTCTGTAGGTCTGAAGTTTCTAAGAAAGATGTTATTAAATAGGACCCACACACAATAAAGTtgtgtcgttttttttttttttaattttaaattgggCCTTCTTAATTTAAAGGTCCTCTTGGGAACCTAGAGAGGCCACTGGCAGACAGTGGTGCTGGGTACAGTCTCAGGTGCCTCTAATGAAACACGTGTTGGTTATTGGTCTAACACAAACATCATAGTTGGAAACAGGTGAAAACTCTGCTCCCTTTCAGTCTTATAAACATTTGTTACGGTAGCAGCCAACACACTTCTCCCAGAACATGGATGGGAGTCTGACATCATGGGCACGAGCAAGTATTCGAAGAAATGTGCTAAAAGTCCAAAGTGGGCTCGGAGACTCTCGTGGGTCCTTGTGTGGAGGGGACAGGACCACCTGGGCCCAAATGGATCAAGCTGGTGGATGTGCAGAGGGCCGTCAGCCTTGGGCCCTGTCCGGGTGCACAGCAAATACTCTTGGTGATGCTGAGAGGGGCTGTCTGTTTTCAGAGGACTGAAAAGATGCAGAACCTTTTTAGCTAAATGCCTCAAGAAAGCATTGTCTGACTTAGACCAATGGAGCTGAAAAATCTGAATTGAGTGTGATAGAAAGCTGTGTTTCAGGCTTGGACAACATGTGTGAAGatccatggtaaaaaaaaaaaaaaa contains:
- the Zar1 gene encoding zygote arrest protein 1, translated to MFPASTPHSCPHPYPPASKAGDGWPYGAGGCRPAPPSFLPGCRQLMAADYFDNYRRAQLMALLSRVGPRPVSSRDAAVQVNPRRDASVQCSLGRRTLQHGRRRPSPEVQPGSRQPGSPVGARRPARSWRTIAVYSPVAFGGLASSLEVAQTPTKGERRPAPAGTRDPEPGEVAELKAVPQPRSEESDVQPNGQAGREQTTREDSDSVAETQLELKSQELRPAAEAAQDPSDPAAAGDGTSPQSTEQDKERLRFQFLEQKYGYYHCKECNIRWESAYVWCVQGTSKVYFKQFCRVCQKSYNPYRVEDITCQSCKRTRCACPVRLRHVDPKRPHRQDLCGRCKDKRLSCDSTFSFKYII